A single candidate division WOR-3 bacterium DNA region contains:
- the rpmF gene encoding 50S ribosomal protein L32, whose translation MPLPKRRHSRQRGRKRRTHWKLTAPTVVDCPHCHEPKLPHRVCLHCGYYAGKEVIFISREKEKTQ comes from the coding sequence ATGCCGCTACCTAAGCGAAGGCATTCCCGGCAGCGCGGTCGCAAACGTAGGACTCACTGGAAGTTGACCGCGCCGACTGTGGTTGACTGCCCTCATTGCCACGAGCCAAAACTGCCGCACCGCGTGTGCCTGCACTGCGGTTACTACGCGGGCAAGGAAGTCATCTTCATCAGCAGGGAAAAAGAAAAGACACAGTGA